From Amycolatopsis sp. YIM 10, the proteins below share one genomic window:
- a CDS encoding serine/threonine-protein kinase, protein MCAVSASAEESRVVAGRYRLRSVLGSGSMGTVWAAYDEFLHRPVAVKEVRLPPGVQVAQADELRERTLREARAIAVLSHPNVIILHDVARENGEPFVVMELLPSHSLATLMRDHGAFSTEQAAAIADAVAAALEAAHAAGITHRDVKPGNVLLAEDGRIKLTDFGIARNVSEATMTSTGMMLGSPAYIAPEVASGGEVTHAADLWGLGATLFAVLEGRPPYDVNGDPLQTVTEVVHGKVPKPKPGPLEPIIRGLMAKEPKKRLSLAEVRRRLHPLLTTPRDRLFEPALFANPVKPRDPEQLDGGDTQVIAPQPIAPPSAASAEDGPALAADPGPLPFAVENSGAPPASPPPAPTPPPSQPPSSQPSPVAEERPGRSALAGAALTIAAVLLFLAAAAGGFVLTRVMAAESLVPPSAPATPSAPAPPLAELVTRNGDATNLKGTTGGLFSVDVPRDWTPFVTQRAAKPLPPSTLVQYVSVDGRQTLSVERFANFFTTGKIDDYVTGLQTGWPSGAFRINEYTPAQGISEDLMLAYRTREDAPTAGSMGRTTFAHVFRRGTSLWSVRVTVPTEQEDSGRRELFDRIHPTFDPAD, encoded by the coding sequence ATGTGCGCTGTGTCTGCCTCAGCCGAAGAGTCACGTGTGGTCGCCGGGCGGTACCGGTTGCGGTCCGTGCTCGGCTCAGGCTCGATGGGCACCGTCTGGGCGGCATACGACGAGTTCCTGCACCGCCCGGTCGCGGTGAAGGAGGTCCGCCTGCCGCCGGGCGTGCAGGTCGCGCAGGCCGACGAGCTGCGCGAGCGGACGCTGCGCGAGGCCAGGGCCATCGCCGTGCTGTCTCACCCGAACGTGATCATCCTGCACGACGTGGCCAGGGAGAACGGCGAGCCGTTCGTGGTGATGGAGCTGCTGCCCTCGCACAGCCTCGCCACGCTGATGCGGGACCACGGCGCGTTCAGCACCGAGCAGGCGGCTGCGATCGCCGACGCGGTGGCCGCCGCGCTCGAAGCCGCGCACGCCGCGGGTATCACGCACCGTGACGTGAAGCCGGGCAACGTGCTGCTCGCCGAGGACGGCCGGATCAAGCTGACCGACTTCGGCATCGCGCGCAACGTCTCCGAGGCGACCATGACCAGCACCGGGATGATGCTGGGCTCACCCGCCTACATCGCGCCGGAGGTGGCTTCGGGCGGCGAGGTCACCCACGCGGCCGATCTGTGGGGGCTCGGCGCGACGCTGTTCGCGGTGCTCGAAGGCCGTCCGCCCTACGACGTGAACGGCGATCCGCTGCAGACGGTGACCGAGGTCGTGCACGGCAAGGTGCCCAAGCCGAAGCCCGGTCCGCTGGAGCCGATCATCCGCGGGCTGATGGCGAAGGAGCCGAAGAAGCGGCTTTCGCTGGCCGAGGTCCGGCGGCGGCTGCACCCGCTGCTGACCACTCCGCGTGACCGGCTGTTCGAGCCCGCGCTGTTCGCCAACCCGGTCAAACCGCGCGATCCCGAACAGCTCGACGGCGGGGACACGCAGGTCATCGCGCCGCAGCCGATCGCGCCGCCGTCGGCGGCCTCGGCCGAGGACGGCCCGGCGCTGGCCGCCGACCCCGGCCCGCTGCCGTTCGCCGTGGAGAACTCGGGCGCTCCGCCGGCTTCCCCGCCTCCCGCGCCGACCCCGCCTCCGTCGCAGCCGCCGTCGTCGCAGCCGTCGCCGGTCGCCGAGGAACGACCGGGGCGCAGTGCGCTGGCCGGTGCCGCGCTGACCATCGCCGCGGTACTGCTCTTTCTCGCGGCCGCCGCCGGCGGTTTTGTGCTGACCAGGGTGATGGCCGCGGAGTCGCTGGTGCCGCCGAGCGCGCCCGCCACCCCGAGCGCGCCCGCGCCGCCGTTGGCCGAGCTGGTCACGCGCAACGGCGACGCCACCAATCTCAAGGGCACCACCGGTGGCCTGTTCTCGGTGGACGTGCCGCGCGACTGGACGCCGTTCGTCACCCAGCGGGCGGCGAAACCGCTGCCGCCGAGCACGCTGGTGCAGTACGTCTCGGTCGACGGGCGGCAGACGCTGAGCGTGGAGCGCTTCGCCAACTTCTTCACCACCGGGAAGATCGACGACTACGTGACCGGCCTGCAGACCGGCTGGCCCAGCGGCGCGTTCCGGATCAACGAGTACACCCCGGCGCAGGGCATTTCGGAGGACCTGATGCTGGCCTACCGCACGCGGGAGGACGCGCCGACCGCGGGCAGCATGGGCCGGACCACCTTCGCGCACGTCTTCCGGCGGGGCACCAGCCTGTGGTCGGTGCGGGTCACCGTGCCCACCGAGCAGGAGGATTCGGGCCGCCGGGAGCTGTTCGACCGCATCCATCCGACCTTCGACCCCGCCGACTAG
- a CDS encoding purine-nucleoside phosphorylase: protein MSQEQAAAAAAAIAARTGVENHDIAVVLGSGWRPAADVIGTAEAEIPLGELPGFVAPSAVGHGGTARSVKVGDKRALILLGRTHLYEGKGVDPVVHNVRTAAAAGARTVLLTNAAGGLRQGFEVGQPVLISDHLNLLARSPIVGANFVDLTDLYAARLRAIAKEIDPSLEEGVYAGFPGPHFETPAEIRMLRTMGADLVGMSTVLEAIAARAAGLEVFGLSLVTNLAAGITGAPLNHQEVLEAGQAAAERMGALLRELVTRA, encoded by the coding sequence ATGAGTCAAGAACAGGCTGCGGCGGCTGCCGCGGCGATCGCCGCGCGTACCGGAGTCGAGAACCACGACATCGCGGTCGTGCTGGGTTCGGGCTGGCGCCCGGCCGCGGACGTCATCGGCACCGCCGAAGCGGAGATCCCGCTCGGTGAGCTTCCCGGCTTCGTCGCGCCCAGCGCGGTCGGCCACGGTGGCACCGCCCGCTCGGTCAAGGTCGGCGACAAGCGCGCGCTGATCCTGCTCGGCCGCACCCACCTCTACGAGGGCAAGGGCGTGGACCCGGTGGTGCACAACGTGCGCACCGCGGCCGCCGCCGGTGCTCGCACGGTGCTGCTGACCAACGCCGCCGGCGGCCTGCGCCAGGGCTTCGAGGTCGGCCAGCCGGTGCTCATCTCCGACCACCTCAACCTGCTCGCCCGCTCCCCGATCGTCGGCGCGAACTTCGTCGACCTGACCGATCTGTACGCCGCCAGGCTGCGGGCGATCGCCAAGGAGATCGACCCGAGCCTGGAGGAAGGCGTCTACGCCGGCTTCCCCGGCCCGCACTTCGAGACCCCGGCCGAGATCCGCATGCTGCGCACCATGGGCGCGGACCTGGTCGGCATGTCCACCGTGCTGGAGGCGATCGCCGCCCGCGCGGCCGGGCTGGAGGTCTTCGGGCTCTCCCTGGTGACGAACCTGGCCGCCGGCATCACCGGGGCCCCGCTCAACCACCAGGAAGTGCTCGAAGCGGGGCAGGCCGCCGCCGAGCGCATGGGCGCCCTGCTCCGCGAGCTGGTCACCCGGGCTTGA
- a CDS encoding glycosyltransferase, whose protein sequence is MRIIFSSLDAFGHFYPLLPLAKAAREAGHEVAFATGAQFHPTLTELGIEPLTAGKSMREVVAEASGDPDHDPRETRDNATPEELEQLISRAFGRVLPRVWVEHLTPILAEREPDLVVQEVGAAGAAFAAMLAGIPVIGHGFGRVSTDDSTARAISREQHAFAREQGLELPDDFAFGLPFVDIAPRSLQDKTFLATANRIELRPVPFAKPGPLPALARADRPRPLVYLTMGTAFGVAELLRQAIDGLAPLDADVLVAAGPTIELDALGELPPNVVVESWVPQADLLPFTDLVVHHGGSGTTLGALAAGVPQLVLPMGADQFTNAAAVVEAGAGAQLLPGQLGGVNEKARALLSDVDVRAAARAFAEEIAAMPSPAEVARRLPEFVKPG, encoded by the coding sequence GTGCGAATTATATTCTCGAGCCTGGACGCATTCGGGCATTTCTACCCATTGCTCCCGCTCGCGAAGGCCGCCCGGGAAGCCGGGCACGAAGTCGCTTTCGCCACTGGGGCGCAGTTCCACCCGACACTGACCGAACTCGGCATCGAGCCGCTGACCGCGGGCAAGAGCATGCGCGAGGTGGTCGCCGAAGCCAGCGGCGATCCGGACCACGACCCACGCGAAACCCGGGACAACGCCACGCCGGAGGAGCTGGAGCAGCTGATCTCGCGGGCGTTCGGGCGGGTGCTGCCCCGGGTGTGGGTCGAGCACCTCACGCCCATCCTGGCCGAGCGCGAACCCGATCTGGTGGTGCAGGAGGTCGGCGCCGCCGGTGCCGCGTTCGCCGCGATGCTCGCCGGGATCCCGGTGATCGGGCACGGTTTCGGCCGGGTGAGCACGGACGACAGCACCGCCCGCGCGATCTCCCGCGAGCAGCACGCGTTCGCCCGCGAACAGGGCCTCGAGCTGCCCGACGACTTCGCGTTCGGCCTGCCGTTCGTCGACATCGCGCCGAGGTCCTTGCAGGACAAGACTTTTCTCGCCACGGCGAACCGGATCGAGCTGCGGCCGGTGCCGTTCGCGAAGCCGGGCCCGCTGCCCGCGCTCGCTCGTGCCGACCGTCCGCGCCCGCTGGTCTACCTGACCATGGGCACCGCGTTCGGGGTGGCCGAGCTGCTGCGCCAGGCGATCGACGGGCTGGCCCCGCTCGACGCCGACGTGCTGGTCGCCGCCGGTCCGACGATCGAACTCGACGCGCTCGGCGAGCTGCCGCCGAACGTGGTCGTCGAATCGTGGGTGCCGCAGGCGGATCTGCTGCCGTTCACCGACCTGGTGGTGCACCACGGCGGCAGCGGCACCACGCTCGGCGCGCTGGCCGCCGGGGTGCCGCAGCTGGTCCTGCCGATGGGGGCCGACCAGTTCACCAACGCCGCCGCCGTGGTCGAGGCCGGTGCGGGTGCGCAGCTGCTGCCCGGTCAGCTCGGCGGGGTCAACGAGAAGGCGCGGGCGCTGCTGTCCGATGTGGACGTCCGGGCCGCCGCGCGGGCCTTCGCCGAGGAGATCGCGGCGATGCCGTCCCCGGCCGAGGTCGCGCGGCGGCTGCCGGAGTTCGTCAAGCCCGGGTGA